The DNA region CGTGTGAAATACGCGCCAACACGGTTGGGTTCGCAATTTTGTATCCGTTCAAATGAAGAATCGGCAAAACCACACCATCGTTTTTGGGATTTAAAAATTTGTTGGAATGCCAAGCCGTTGCCAATGGACCGGTTTCTGCTTCGCCATCGCCCACGACGCAAGCTACAATCAGATCTGGATTGTCAAACGCAGCACCAAAACTATGACTTAAAGAATAGCCCAATTCGCCACCTTCGTGAAATGAACCTGGGCACTCAGGCGATACATGACTAGGAATCCCGCCAGGGAAAGAAAATCGTTTGAATAATTTTTTCAAACCGCTTTCATCTTGGGTAATTTCGGGATAGGTTTCACTATAAGTTCCTTCCAAATACGTATTGCCGACCAATGCTGGACCACCGTGTCCTGGACCGGAAACGTAAACCATATCAAGATCGTATTTTTTAATGACACGATTCAGATGCACGTAGATAAAATTCTGTCCGGGCGTCGTTCCCCAGTGACCAAGTCGCAAACTTTTGATGTCGTCTTTGGACAATGGTTTACGAAGTAGAGGATTGTCTTTGAGATAAATTTGTCCCACTGCCATATAGTTGGCTGCGCGCCAATAGGCATCCATTTTCTGTAAAAGTTCGGGGGTAATATCCGAACCGTCCCATGTTTTTATAGTGTCCATATTGATGGATTTAATGGTTTTAGTAAATGTCTTATGTAAACTCCAAGGCGTTTTCGGCTAGGATGATTTCTTCATCTGTTTTTATGACGAAAACTTTGATAACACTGTGTTCTGTTGAAATGATAGTTTCGTTGTTATTGTTTTTATTTTCATCCAAACTCAAGCCTAAATAGGAAAGTTTTTGGCAAATGCGTTTTCTGATTTCGGGTGAATTTTCCCCAATACCACCAGCAAAAACGATGGCGTTTATGCCTTCCAAAATCGCTGCATAACTGCCTATATATTTGACGAGATTGTAACAAAAAAGATGAATCGCATCTTTTACTTTTTCGTTCTTGTTTTCTTTTTCCAACAATGTGCGCATATCGCTGCTGATTTCTGACAAACCCCATAGTCCTGACTTGTGATTAATCAATCCACGGACACGTCTTGCAGGTAGTTTTTCTTGACGAATGAGATGCAGTAAAATACCCGGATCAATATCGCCACAACGCGTACCCATGACGAGTCCTGCCGTAGGTGTGAAGCCCATACTTGTATCGATGCATTGACCGTTTTTGATCGCTGCGATGCTTGCACCATTGCCAAGATGGGCAAAAATCATTTTTCCAAAACTGACTAGTTCAGGTTGTAAAGTTTTTATTTGACGCAACAGAAATGTGTAGGACAAACCATGAAAACCATAACGTCTAATGCCTTGTTCATAGTACGCAATTGGTAACGCATATAGCTTTGCGACCTTGGGTAAATTTGTGTGAAAAGAAGTGTCAAAACTGGCTACTTGTGGAATTGTAGGAAAATGTTTTTGGAAAATCTCAATCACCTTAATGGCTGCAGGCAAATGGTCTTCATCGTAATCAGTCCAAGAACGCAATTCCTGCAAAAGCGTATCATCAATCAATCGTGGAAAATGATGATGACCTCCAAATACAATACGATGTCCGATAGTGGATACATCTTCCATACCGACGTATTTTTGCAAGTATTCCAACAATTTAATAGTGGATTGGGTATAATTGGACCGATTAATTTTTTCAGAAAGGAATGTTTGTCCATTTGCCCATTTCATTTCCAAATGCGAATTATAGTCTCCAATACGGTCGATTTGTCCTTTGATTTCTAGTATAAGTTCTTGGTCGTTGACAGTGTAAACTGCAAATTTTATGCTCGAAGATCCACCGTTCAATACCAATACTTTTTTAGCGGTAATTTGCATAAACTATGTTTCTTATCAAAAACTTTTGAAGCATCTTAAAGATACATTCATTTTCTAAATTTATATAATATTTTAACCTATAATTTCCTTATAAAATATACAAATAAAATTGTTGATGAGCGAATTATTCCCATTCCATAAGAGGGGACATGATAATATCTTGAACATGTTGTAAAAATATTTAACATGATAAATCATACCTTTAAGAATTAACGTAAACTTTGTCTTTTACATTTCCGTTAAAATGTTCGCTTAATTCAATAATTTTTTCATTACAATAAAGATTTACATATTTGTTGAACATTTGTTCTGTAGAGTGCCCTGTAGCTAACATTAGCAGCGTAGTGGGTATTTTACCATAGAAGTTCGTTGCAAAACTCCTTCTTCCTATATGACTTGATAATGCCTTCCATTTTGGGAACTCAGCGTAAAAGCAGCGAAAATGTTTTCTTTTATTGCAAAATACATTAGTATTGATACCAGATAGTTGAGCTATTCGTTTTATCTGTAAATTGTAATTTACCAAATCCAGCTTGGGAGGGAATAAACCATTATTTTCATTCAAAATCTTAAGGACAAAAGGATGTAGTGGCAAAACAATATTTTTACCAGTTTTCTTTTGGACAAACTGAATACATTTTTCATTTTGGATATCTACAAAGTTTGAACTGCTAAAATTCATAAAATCAGAAAATCGCTGTCCTGTATAACAGCTTATCAATAACCATTGTTTTGCAGAATATAGATTTTGAGGAACCTCCTTTGCCTCAATCTTTTTGATTTCTTCTTCATTTAAAGTAATAATAGCTTTCGTCTTTATTTTAAAACGAGGGCATTTTATTTCATAATTTTTTGTTTTCATTCCAAGTGAACTGCAAAAATTTAAAATGGTTTTAAAAAAAAGAACACTCCTTGTGATTGTACTTTGGCTGTATTGCTCTGAAATACAGAAAGAAATAAATTTTTGGATAATTTTATTATTTATTTCTAATATTTTAAAGCGTTTACATTCACTACCTTCAAAAAGTTTTATCAATTTTAAAAAGACATTATACCTTTTAATAGTAGAGATGCATAGTTCCTTTTTTTTGATTTGAATATATCGTTGCAGAAAAAATAAAAATGTATTATTCTGAACATTTGTTTTATGTCTATTTTCAACGAGTTTTAATAATGCTTTTTTCATTTTCTGAGGGGGGATAGTATCAGAAAATTGTGAGTATGTTATTCTTAAATCATTAATTAAATCAATTAAAGATCGATGTTTTTTCTTGTATCGATCTGTTGGATGTTGCAAAGTTTTGTTCCAATCTTTTTTAAGAATGTTAAAGGGCAATCGTAGGTTAATAGGTTTATCTTCAAAATTTGTAAAAAATTGTATCAAAACATTATGTGTGTGAATTGTATTATCATCGATAAAACATCTGTATTTCATATATCTGCTTAAAATTTAGAAAGTTTTATCAAGCACAAAAAGTAGTCCATTCTAGACTACTTTTTTGCTTAATTATTGATAATAATCAACGATTATTTCTAAAACTTACAGCAAATAATTGCTTTGGTATTAAACGTAGCATAGGATAGTTTATTGTCAATTTTTGTCATTTTTTTGTATAAAAAATATAACGGATTGATAATTAATTTATTAAAATATCAAAAGTGGTCTAGAATGGACTACTTTCTAAGAAGAGGATATTTTAATAAAATAGTTATCGAAATGAATAAAAAAACAATAAATATTAAAGCACTAAATGGCTTGATTACAAAATTATTTACATCTAAGCGCGCATCGATTCCCATATGTAAGGCCTGCGGAGCAATGCAAGACGACATTGAAGGTCCTCTTTTGTGCTGTCAAAGTAAGAGTGGATCATTTTGCCATGATAATATTAGTACTCTAAAACTTTCCTATGTTGTATATCAGAAAATACTTGATTTTGTCTATAATGATGAAAAAAGCTATAAAGAACTGATAAAATTAATAGAAGATACTGAGGTTAAACACATTGATCAAATATTTTATTATGGATCAACAAAATTAGAAAAATAACAGTATGCAGACCTCTCATAATTGGTTCTTCTCAATCTAGAGGGCGTGCAAACAAAATGAAAGATTAATATTTCAAAACGAGCGTCTAGAGACTTTATTGATCAAAGGTACTTTTTGTATAAAGTATGATAATAACATTTATGATCCAATTTATTATAGGTTTCATTATTGGTTTTATAACATGCCTTCTATGTTTAATAGCCATAAGCATTAAAGACGGAACAAAAGGACGTAGTCAATTATCCCATGATAGTTGTGAGAACGAATACTTAAAAGAATCAAACAAGTAGACTCCTTCCAAAAGGACGTTGATTACTTTAGTTTTGTTTAAAGGAGCTCTCGTTTTAACCACAAATCTTTTATTTTCATTGCTTGTTGTACTTGGGTCGCTTTCACATAACGACGGAATGACTTTTCTGTCTTGTGACCACTTATTGCCATGATTAAGTCAATAGGTGTGCTTTCTAAATATTCGTTAGTACAAAACGACCGGCGACAGGTATGCGAACAGACCCACGCATATTTGGGACGGATTTCTGCGATGGTTTGATTTCCTTTTTTGTGTACAATTTTAATAGGAGTATCAAGCCCGGCCAACTTTGCAACCTCTTTGATATACCGATTAAATTCGGGATTGGTAGTCTGTGGCATCTGCATATTGTATTTACCAATCAGGATTTTTTGTATTTCAGGGCGCATAGGTACGACAACTATAGCTTTTGTCTTTTCCTGAATTACATGTAGCATTCCGTCTCTGATTTCTTCCGGACGTAGTTCCGAATAATCGCTGAAACGAAACCCTGTCAAACATCCAACGACAAACAGGTCTCGGTATTTTTCCAAATGGGTATGCTCAGACAAATCAAGATGATAAATTTTAGCAATTTCCTTCCAGCCAAGATAAATGGCATCCACTTCTTCATTTATTACTTTCAGAAAACTGACATCAAAGAAGGGAATGATCTTTTTGCGCATCCTGTCCAACAGAAAGTTCTTGAGGTATTTGATAGTCTTGCCAATCGTGTTTATCCTTAGCCCGATGATAGGTGTCTTACGTCTCTGCATTTCAATCTTGTGTGTGAGAAAATACACAAAGTCCTCGTAGAACTGTATATCAATAGATTCAAAAGTGATAGGTTTCTTCAAAAACTCCTGATAACATTTGAGATGATGGGACATGGAACGTATTACCGTGATGGTAACGGGCTTGACAACTTTGCTTTTACTTTTCATATAGTCATCAATATGTTCAAAGAAATCTTTTTCTCTGACTGGCTTTGGTTCTATAGTCTCAACTATTTCACCCGCATGAAAATGTGCTTTCAAGAAAACAATTGGATCCTGACCACTATGTTGCGCTTTCAGAACTAGGTCTTCTGCCTTTCGAAACTGCCCACGCAAAAGCGTTTCCAGTTCCTCCACTTTCCCATACATGATAGGGAGATCTTTTGAGATCTTGGAACTTTTCCTATTCCAATAAATTGGAGGAATGGAAACGTCTGTTTTCAATAAAGTTCTTTTTTCAGAACTATGACAGTACTGAATGAAAATGGGAGCGGAGCCATCTTTACGGACTTTGCTTTTCTTACAAATGAGCTTAATGGGTAACGACATGGTTTGGTCTATTTTTTGGTCTATCAAATTATTGCCAACACATGTAAAGGTCGTAAATGTTATTCTGTGTAAAAGTTGTAAGTATTTAAAAATCAATACCTTAAAGTAAGGTATCGTAAATTGTTGTAAACTCTGATAAGCCAACTGCGTTCCCGTCCGGTCCGCATTATTTTTAGTATAAGCTCTTGATATT from Rhizosphaericola mali includes:
- a CDS encoding acetate/propionate family kinase, producing the protein MQITAKKVLVLNGGSSSIKFAVYTVNDQELILEIKGQIDRIGDYNSHLEMKWANGQTFLSEKINRSNYTQSTIKLLEYLQKYVGMEDVSTIGHRIVFGGHHHFPRLIDDTLLQELRSWTDYDEDHLPAAIKVIEIFQKHFPTIPQVASFDTSFHTNLPKVAKLYALPIAYYEQGIRRYGFHGLSYTFLLRQIKTLQPELVSFGKMIFAHLGNGASIAAIKNGQCIDTSMGFTPTAGLVMGTRCGDIDPGILLHLIRQEKLPARRVRGLINHKSGLWGLSEISSDMRTLLEKENKNEKVKDAIHLFCYNLVKYIGSYAAILEGINAIVFAGGIGENSPEIRKRICQKLSYLGLSLDENKNNNNETIISTEHSVIKVFVIKTDEEIILAENALEFT
- a CDS encoding tyrosine-type recombinase/integrase produces the protein MKYRCFIDDNTIHTHNVLIQFFTNFEDKPINLRLPFNILKKDWNKTLQHPTDRYKKKHRSLIDLINDLRITYSQFSDTIPPQKMKKALLKLVENRHKTNVQNNTFLFFLQRYIQIKKKELCISTIKRYNVFLKLIKLFEGSECKRFKILEINNKIIQKFISFCISEQYSQSTITRSVLFFKTILNFCSSLGMKTKNYEIKCPRFKIKTKAIITLNEEEIKKIEAKEVPQNLYSAKQWLLISCYTGQRFSDFMNFSSSNFVDIQNEKCIQFVQKKTGKNIVLPLHPFVLKILNENNGLFPPKLDLVNYNLQIKRIAQLSGINTNVFCNKRKHFRCFYAEFPKWKALSSHIGRRSFATNFYGKIPTTLLMLATGHSTEQMFNKYVNLYCNEKIIELSEHFNGNVKDKVYVNS
- a CDS encoding site-specific integrase; the encoded protein is MSLPIKLICKKSKVRKDGSAPIFIQYCHSSEKRTLLKTDVSIPPIYWNRKSSKISKDLPIMYGKVEELETLLRGQFRKAEDLVLKAQHSGQDPIVFLKAHFHAGEIVETIEPKPVREKDFFEHIDDYMKSKSKVVKPVTITVIRSMSHHLKCYQEFLKKPITFESIDIQFYEDFVYFLTHKIEMQRRKTPIIGLRINTIGKTIKYLKNFLLDRMRKKIIPFFDVSFLKVINEEVDAIYLGWKEIAKIYHLDLSEHTHLEKYRDLFVVGCLTGFRFSDYSELRPEEIRDGMLHVIQEKTKAIVVVPMRPEIQKILIGKYNMQMPQTTNPEFNRYIKEVAKLAGLDTPIKIVHKKGNQTIAEIRPKYAWVCSHTCRRSFCTNEYLESTPIDLIMAISGHKTEKSFRRYVKATQVQQAMKIKDLWLKRELL